One window of the uncultured Fibrobacter sp. genome contains the following:
- a CDS encoding aminopeptidase, translated as MTDPRITKLAENLINNAIALKAGENILIETTDTPDEVTTELVKAVAKVGGNAFVHNYRGRVRREMIKSASIEQMQLQADLAMAEMQKMQAYIAIRGADNALENCDIDGKQMMNYRKITEPVLNYRVDKTRWCVLRWPNPSMAQGAKMSSEAFEDFYFEACLADYPKMAAAAQNLVDLMNRTDKVRLVANGTDLTFSIKDIPAIPCCGNMNIPDGEVYTAPVRNSVNGVIHYNTPTLYDGKYFSNIRLEFKDGKIVNASCESGDNVALNALFDTDEGGRYVGEFAIGFNPFVNAPMCDILFDEKIAGSIHFTPGRCYEEAPNGNISAIHWDLVLIMRPEYGGGEIWFDDKLIRKDGIFVVDELKCLNPDQLGK; from the coding sequence ATGACCGATCCTAGAATAACGAAGTTAGCAGAAAATCTCATTAACAATGCCATTGCCCTTAAGGCGGGCGAAAACATTCTTATCGAAACGACCGACACTCCCGACGAAGTCACGACAGAACTTGTGAAGGCTGTCGCCAAGGTGGGCGGTAACGCATTCGTGCATAACTACCGCGGCCGTGTCCGTCGCGAAATGATCAAGTCGGCATCCATCGAACAGATGCAGCTGCAGGCTGACCTTGCGATGGCTGAAATGCAGAAGATGCAGGCCTACATCGCTATTCGCGGCGCCGACAACGCTCTCGAAAATTGCGATATCGATGGCAAGCAGATGATGAATTACCGCAAGATTACGGAGCCTGTGCTGAATTATCGTGTCGATAAGACTCGTTGGTGCGTGCTTCGCTGGCCGAACCCCTCCATGGCGCAGGGGGCCAAGATGAGTTCCGAGGCGTTCGAAGACTTCTACTTCGAAGCATGCCTTGCCGACTATCCGAAAATGGCTGCGGCTGCGCAGAACCTCGTGGACCTCATGAACCGTACCGACAAGGTGCGCCTCGTGGCAAACGGAACCGATTTGACCTTCAGCATCAAGGACATTCCGGCCATTCCTTGCTGCGGCAATATGAATATCCCCGATGGCGAAGTCTATACCGCACCGGTCCGTAACAGTGTGAATGGTGTGATTCACTACAATACGCCGACTCTTTACGACGGCAAGTACTTCAGCAATATCCGCCTTGAATTCAAGGATGGCAAGATTGTGAACGCCTCTTGCGAATCCGGCGACAACGTGGCTCTGAACGCGCTTTTCGATACCGACGAAGGTGGCCGTTACGTGGGCGAGTTCGCCATCGGCTTCAACCCGTTCGTGAATGCACCCATGTGCGACATTCTGTTCGACGAAAAGATTGCGGGCTCTATCCACTTTACGCCGGGGCGTTGCTACGAAGAAGCTCCGAATGGCAACATTAGCGCCATCCACTGGGATCTGGTGCTCATCATGCGTCCGGAATACGGTGGTGGTGAAATCTGGTTCGACGATAAGCTTATCCGTAAAGACGGCATCTTTGTTGTCGACGAACTCAAGTGCCTGAATCCGGATCAGCTCGGAAAATAG
- the ung gene encoding uracil-DNA glycosylase yields MSVKLEESWLNLLADQFEQPYFKQIKEKLLQEKAEHHVVYPPGSQIFAALDFCPVDKVKAVIIGQDPYHNPGQAHGLCFSVPMGIQPPPSLINIFQELHDDLGINPPPHGNLESWAHQGILLLNASLTVRAHMAASHAGIGWQQFTDTIIKRLSETRENLVFLLWGSFAIKKQELVAKNRGHLILTAPHPSPLSAYRGFFGCKHFSKANEYLKSKGLEPIDWSIK; encoded by the coding sequence ATGTCCGTTAAACTAGAAGAATCCTGGCTGAATCTGCTCGCCGACCAATTCGAGCAGCCGTACTTTAAACAAATTAAAGAAAAACTTCTGCAAGAAAAAGCGGAACACCACGTGGTCTATCCGCCGGGATCGCAAATTTTTGCGGCACTTGACTTTTGCCCCGTCGACAAGGTCAAGGCGGTCATCATCGGGCAAGACCCCTATCACAATCCCGGCCAGGCACACGGTCTCTGTTTTTCTGTACCAATGGGAATCCAGCCGCCCCCCTCGCTCATCAACATTTTCCAGGAACTCCACGACGATTTGGGAATCAATCCCCCTCCGCACGGGAACCTCGAAAGCTGGGCGCATCAGGGCATTCTGCTTTTAAACGCTTCGCTCACAGTACGTGCCCACATGGCGGCAAGCCACGCGGGAATCGGCTGGCAGCAATTCACCGACACCATCATCAAGCGGCTTTCGGAAACCCGCGAGAATCTGGTGTTTTTGCTCTGGGGCAGTTTCGCCATCAAGAAACAGGAACTCGTCGCCAAGAATCGCGGACACCTCATTCTCACCGCACCGCACCCGAGCCCGCTTTCGGCCTACCGCGGCTTTTTCGGTTGCAAGCATTTCAGCAAAGCAAACGAATACCTCAAAAGCAAGGGGCTCGAGCCTATCGACTGGAGCATTAAGTAG
- a CDS encoding class I SAM-dependent methyltransferase codes for MELWNQLTSAKIQDFITKALSKRMDALQVSTQLHKDGYSNEERAAIMDYMALVPKFREKFGTDKFLLCDKLALEQSTAQDIGRWKANLWPSEGAVHDLCCGMGGDSFFLPTTLKITGVDLDENRLAMFRYNMGTFEKNAETVCGDVREIAEKKITDYFTIDPARRALEGENQRDLRNLTPTLEEVIEISKHYKGGMVKLPPGYPPAEIPIGTEILYLGGHSDCRECLVLFGELAKHPDTVRAVIIGKSGDTVTEWSRPRDRSQETLDDDLQEKLDRNDSLEGKDRTYRTATSKSDLPLGEIDKFISEPAPVLIRSHLFNQAALAHAPNAHLISEGIAYVASAEPLPTPGFACYEALAHTEIATGAVRAMLKEHGIGKITLKLRGVKLDPDAEIKRLKPKGKNSAILFYTRAYGEKVAILAKRAET; via the coding sequence ATGGAATTATGGAACCAGCTCACCTCCGCAAAGATACAGGACTTTATTACAAAAGCCCTTTCGAAGCGGATGGATGCGCTACAGGTTTCCACCCAGCTCCATAAGGACGGGTACAGCAACGAAGAACGCGCCGCCATTATGGATTACATGGCTCTCGTACCTAAATTTCGCGAAAAATTCGGCACCGATAAATTTCTCCTCTGCGACAAGCTCGCCCTGGAACAAAGTACAGCGCAGGATATCGGCCGTTGGAAAGCGAACCTGTGGCCAAGCGAAGGAGCCGTTCATGATTTGTGTTGCGGAATGGGTGGCGACAGCTTTTTCTTGCCCACGACGTTAAAAATCACCGGCGTAGACCTCGACGAAAATCGACTCGCCATGTTCCGCTACAATATGGGCACATTCGAAAAAAATGCCGAAACCGTTTGCGGGGACGTCCGCGAAATCGCCGAAAAAAAAATAACAGACTATTTCACAATCGACCCAGCAAGGCGTGCCCTAGAAGGCGAAAACCAGCGAGACTTGCGTAATCTGACGCCCACACTTGAAGAAGTCATCGAAATCAGCAAGCATTACAAGGGCGGAATGGTCAAGCTTCCGCCGGGATATCCACCCGCCGAAATTCCAATTGGCACCGAGATTCTTTACCTGGGCGGACACTCCGATTGCCGCGAATGCCTAGTGCTATTCGGCGAACTCGCAAAGCACCCCGACACCGTACGCGCCGTCATCATCGGCAAATCCGGAGACACCGTTACCGAATGGAGCCGCCCCCGCGACCGTTCGCAGGAAACTCTGGACGACGACCTTCAAGAAAAACTAGACCGAAACGACAGCCTCGAAGGCAAGGATCGCACCTACCGTACCGCAACGAGCAAGAGCGATCTTCCGCTCGGTGAAATCGACAAGTTCATTTCGGAACCCGCACCGGTCCTAATCCGCAGCCACCTATTCAACCAGGCCGCACTCGCCCACGCCCCGAACGCACACCTGATTTCCGAAGGAATCGCCTACGTCGCAAGTGCAGAACCGCTCCCCACACCGGGTTTCGCCTGCTACGAAGCCCTTGCCCATACCGAAATCGCTACAGGGGCCGTTCGCGCCATGCTCAAGGAACACGGCATCGGGAAAATCACCCTCAAGCTCCGCGGCGTAAAACTCGATCCCGATGCAGAAATCAAGCGCCTTAAGCCCAAGGGAAAGAACTCTGCAATCCTATTCTACACCCGCGCCTACGGAGAAAAAGTCGCCATACTAGCCAAAAGGGCTGAAACCTGA